One window of the uncultured Paludibaculum sp. genome contains the following:
- a CDS encoding TonB-dependent receptor: MNNRKSLIVILGVLSLGAWSTVAQEVSAGITGRVTDPSGLAIAGATVTARDTQRGTNWPTTTNEDGIYAFPRVPIGTYELKVEAKGFKTSIQSAFTLEVNQRARIDIAMQVGGITETVTVTGEGAMLQTDTTQVGAVISSQTIVNTPLISRNPIALTLLAAGVVATDPSSFNSGVRTAGGGRPYVNGNRKEANNFLLDGVDNNQTSDNLSSYQPNLEAIAEFKLITNNASAEFGNFQGGIVNVIIKSGTNQLHGSAFEYFRNDKMNANNWGRNWQGTPRTAIRWNQYGGTIGGPIFKDKMFFFADFQGLRKATPPSVSATTVIPEPWRKGDLSNLLDPAYVGASAGIQLYDPNSVNTTTGVRAPYTNNQIPVSSFNSVIKNLFANTSLYPLPALTTATIATPNYFYSSSSYVKSDQGDFKLDWKLSSKDDFSGRYSNGRQDQPGVNTAPYLYNSFNIAPFQNGVINWTRTISPTLVNEARFGVNNILLNNGGEDKGLGDVASKLGIQSAGSGLLSLQGFTYISSLGNANIGTQQLFANTTYHFADNVTIIKGRHMMKAGMQALRQQMNTFYAGNNGRNGYISFSGRFTAANAINPSGKLVPEADFLLGMPTDLGRGLSTGTWGHRKTIWAAYFQDDWRATDKLTLNLGLRWEYHTPLVEVKDRQSNISPFTGQLQMAGQDGNSRALYNPFKKDFQPRVGFAYQAMNKLVARGAYTISSFMEGTGTNLRLPLNPPFNSEFQALYNTPAYLLPGTTLDQGLSGLNPKDPFDKATLRIWDPNVRPAITQQWNLTLEHQLPKNAVLTVAYVGQHGTHLVVPMPYLQKRIVNGAVGTSDYLAGNPTLRAKISQISGTETNGNQQYHALQTTARKRYSAGMEFQLSYTWSHGMSDSIGYYGEGGQAGSQSAYMQNLYDRRSEWGPTYFDAKHNFTGSFVYELPFGAKRKFGSSWNGVMNNVLGGWQLGGILTLQSGFPLTIKVSGDPSGTGARSFRANVIGTPNDLHQIGPGAKYLDVSAYSVPTAFTFGNAGIGIVRGPGQARFDMSLGKVFNITERQKFELRGEAFNLTNTPIFASPASQVITATTFGEIRSAQGERNIQISLKYSF; this comes from the coding sequence ATGAACAACAGAAAATCGCTAATAGTCATACTAGGCGTACTCTCATTAGGCGCCTGGTCAACAGTTGCTCAGGAAGTCAGCGCCGGTATTACCGGCCGAGTTACTGATCCTTCGGGCCTTGCCATTGCCGGCGCCACGGTGACCGCTCGGGACACACAGCGTGGTACCAATTGGCCGACCACGACCAATGAAGATGGCATCTATGCCTTCCCGCGCGTGCCCATCGGAACCTACGAGCTCAAGGTGGAGGCCAAGGGCTTCAAGACCTCCATCCAGTCGGCCTTCACCCTGGAAGTCAACCAGCGCGCCCGCATTGACATCGCGATGCAGGTCGGAGGCATCACCGAGACCGTTACGGTCACCGGCGAAGGCGCCATGCTTCAGACGGACACCACCCAGGTCGGCGCGGTCATCAGTTCTCAGACCATCGTCAACACGCCGCTCATCAGCCGCAACCCCATCGCTCTCACCCTGTTGGCCGCTGGTGTCGTTGCAACAGACCCCAGCAGCTTCAATAGTGGTGTGCGTACTGCGGGAGGCGGCCGGCCGTATGTGAATGGTAACCGCAAAGAGGCCAACAACTTTCTGCTGGACGGTGTCGACAACAATCAGACGTCCGATAACCTCAGCTCCTATCAGCCTAACCTCGAAGCCATCGCCGAGTTCAAGCTCATCACGAACAATGCTTCGGCCGAGTTCGGCAACTTCCAGGGCGGCATCGTCAACGTCATCATCAAGTCGGGCACCAACCAGCTCCACGGCAGCGCTTTCGAGTACTTCCGCAACGACAAGATGAATGCCAACAATTGGGGCCGCAACTGGCAAGGCACTCCACGCACCGCCATTCGCTGGAACCAGTACGGCGGCACCATTGGTGGACCGATCTTCAAGGACAAGATGTTCTTCTTTGCGGACTTTCAGGGTCTGCGAAAAGCCACCCCGCCAAGTGTCTCTGCCACAACGGTGATCCCAGAGCCGTGGCGCAAGGGCGATCTCTCAAATCTGCTCGATCCGGCTTATGTTGGTGCCTCCGCCGGCATCCAGCTCTACGACCCCAACAGTGTGAACACCACCACCGGTGTCCGCGCTCCCTACACGAACAATCAAATTCCGGTGTCTAGCTTCAACTCGGTGATCAAGAACCTGTTCGCCAACACCAGCCTGTATCCGTTGCCGGCGCTTACCACGGCAACCATCGCAACACCCAACTACTTCTACTCGAGCTCCAGCTACGTCAAGTCCGACCAGGGCGACTTCAAGCTGGACTGGAAGCTTTCGTCCAAGGACGATTTCAGCGGGCGCTACTCCAACGGCCGGCAGGATCAGCCCGGCGTCAACACCGCGCCCTATCTGTACAACAGCTTCAATATTGCCCCGTTTCAGAACGGCGTCATCAACTGGACCCGTACTATCAGCCCGACGTTGGTAAACGAGGCCCGTTTCGGCGTCAACAACATCCTGCTGAACAATGGCGGTGAAGACAAGGGCCTAGGCGACGTGGCTTCCAAGCTCGGCATTCAGAGCGCCGGATCCGGTCTACTCTCGCTGCAGGGCTTCACCTACATTTCGTCGCTCGGCAACGCCAATATTGGCACCCAGCAACTGTTCGCCAATACGACCTATCACTTTGCCGACAATGTGACCATCATTAAAGGCCGCCACATGATGAAAGCTGGCATGCAGGCCCTGCGGCAGCAGATGAATACTTTCTACGCTGGCAACAACGGGCGTAACGGCTACATCAGCTTCTCGGGCCGCTTCACTGCCGCCAACGCCATCAACCCCAGCGGCAAGTTGGTCCCTGAAGCCGACTTCCTACTGGGCATGCCTACGGACCTGGGCCGCGGCCTGAGCACGGGCACATGGGGCCACCGCAAGACCATCTGGGCTGCTTACTTCCAGGACGACTGGCGCGCGACCGACAAACTCACGCTCAACCTCGGCTTGCGTTGGGAATACCATACTCCGCTCGTGGAAGTGAAGGACCGCCAGAGCAACATTAGCCCCTTTACGGGACAGCTCCAAATGGCAGGACAGGACGGTAACAGTCGCGCGCTGTACAACCCCTTCAAGAAGGACTTCCAGCCGCGCGTCGGCTTCGCCTACCAAGCCATGAACAAACTCGTTGCGCGTGGCGCCTACACTATCTCGTCGTTCATGGAAGGCACTGGCACTAACCTACGCCTGCCACTGAACCCGCCGTTCAACTCCGAGTTCCAGGCTCTCTACAACACGCCGGCATATCTCTTGCCTGGTACGACTCTGGACCAAGGACTCTCCGGGCTTAATCCGAAGGACCCCTTTGATAAGGCGACTCTGCGCATTTGGGACCCCAACGTTCGCCCTGCGATTACTCAGCAATGGAACCTGACGCTGGAACACCAACTCCCCAAGAATGCGGTGCTGACGGTTGCCTATGTCGGCCAGCATGGTACTCACCTCGTGGTTCCCATGCCTTATCTCCAGAAGCGCATTGTGAACGGAGCCGTTGGCACCAGCGACTACCTCGCCGGCAATCCTACATTGCGCGCTAAGATCTCCCAGATCTCCGGTACCGAAACCAACGGCAACCAGCAGTACCATGCGTTGCAGACGACCGCTCGCAAGCGCTATTCGGCTGGCATGGAGTTCCAATTGTCCTACACCTGGTCGCATGGCATGTCGGACTCCATCGGCTACTACGGTGAAGGCGGCCAAGCCGGCTCTCAGTCAGCCTACATGCAGAACCTGTATGACCGCCGTTCGGAGTGGGGCCCCACTTACTTCGACGCCAAGCACAACTTCACTGGCTCGTTTGTCTACGAACTCCCGTTCGGCGCCAAACGCAAGTTCGGCTCCAGTTGGAATGGGGTGATGAACAACGTCCTGGGTGGTTGGCAGTTGGGCGGCATCCTGACACTGCAGAGCGGCTTCCCGCTGACGATCAAGGTCAGTGGCGACCCCTCCGGCACGGGTGCCCGCAGCTTCCGGGCCAACGTCATCGGTACTCCGAACGACCTCCACCAGATCGGCCCGGGTGCCAAGTACCTGGACGTCTCTGCGTACTCAGTTCCGACCGCCTTCACCTTCGGCAACGCCGGCATCGGCATCGTCCGCGGACCCGGACAGGCTCGCTTCGACATGTCGCTGGGCAAGGTGTTCAACATCACAGAGCGCCAGAAGTTCGAGCTCCGCGGTGAAGCCTTCAATCTGACCAATACGCCAATCTTCGCGAGTCCGGCGTCCCAGGTCATCACCGCCACCACCTTCGGTGAGATCCGCAGCGCCCAGGGCGAGCGGAACATCCAGATTTCGCTGAAGTACAGCTTCTAG
- a CDS encoding MBL fold metallo-hydrolase, producing the protein MQILPGLYSLGDSSGGYVRAYLIDDGNGLILIDTLLDKSGKLVMEELAKVGKKPSDLKAIIHTHAHQSHMGGLAALKKATGARVYSHAWEADIVAGRKKVQVPPTTTLWPQKPLKIYYLQVAFVLGLGVPPPCEVDENLKDGDHVGPLTVMGAPGHTPGSLSFYWPEKKALIAGDIVVTWPEVALGWPQITLDNKQNRESVGKLCDMVHAEVLCVGHGDPIIRGASDTMRDLVAGRPTKPDIAKS; encoded by the coding sequence ATGCAGATTCTACCCGGCCTCTACAGTCTGGGCGACAGTAGCGGCGGCTATGTCCGTGCTTATTTGATCGATGATGGCAATGGACTGATCCTCATTGACACGCTGCTTGATAAGTCAGGAAAGCTAGTCATGGAAGAGTTGGCGAAGGTTGGGAAAAAGCCATCCGATCTGAAGGCCATCATACACACCCATGCGCATCAATCACACATGGGCGGATTGGCCGCGCTGAAGAAGGCGACGGGTGCCAGAGTTTATTCCCATGCCTGGGAGGCGGATATTGTCGCGGGCCGAAAGAAAGTACAAGTCCCGCCGACAACGACTCTGTGGCCGCAGAAGCCGCTCAAAATATACTATCTTCAGGTAGCCTTCGTATTAGGGTTAGGGGTTCCGCCTCCCTGTGAAGTGGATGAGAACCTAAAAGATGGCGATCATGTAGGACCGTTGACAGTCATGGGGGCTCCGGGGCACACGCCGGGCAGCCTGAGTTTTTATTGGCCCGAGAAGAAGGCGCTGATCGCGGGAGACATCGTAGTCACCTGGCCGGAGGTGGCGTTGGGATGGCCGCAGATCACCCTGGACAATAAGCAGAACCGTGAATCGGTCGGGAAACTGTGCGATATGGTTCATGCCGAGGTGCTTTGTGTGGGCCATGGCGATCCGATCATCCGGGGCGCGAGCGACACGATGCGGGACTTGGTAGCCGGGCGTCCGACGAAACCGGACATTGCCAAGAGCTGA
- a CDS encoding class I SAM-dependent methyltransferase: MLDPAVLEFYDLYDEDSRLRTPAGQFEFARTLDILARHLPPPPARILDIGGATGPYSEALAAQGYETHLLDPIAHHIDVARSRTGIASATQGDARRLPWSGSQADAILLMGPLYHLADPAARQAALLEARRVLKRGGILAAAAIGRFTAFLDGLNRGFIDDPLFQPILLRTIDSGIHENDSGDPSYFTSAHYHLPEELRAEIQRGGFVNPTIFAVEGPAYIAPDLEARWRDPARRAFLLEVLRRLEREETLLGASQHLLAIARKP; the protein is encoded by the coding sequence ATGCTCGACCCGGCCGTCCTCGAATTCTACGATCTCTACGACGAAGACAGCCGCCTTCGCACGCCTGCCGGGCAGTTTGAGTTTGCGCGCACCCTCGACATTCTGGCCCGCCACCTGCCGCCGCCCCCGGCTCGCATCCTGGACATCGGCGGCGCCACAGGGCCGTACTCCGAAGCCCTGGCCGCCCAGGGTTATGAAACCCACCTTCTGGACCCGATTGCCCACCACATCGACGTGGCCCGGTCGCGGACGGGTATCGCCAGTGCCACCCAAGGTGATGCGCGCCGCCTACCGTGGTCCGGCAGTCAGGCTGACGCGATCCTTCTGATGGGACCCCTCTACCATCTGGCGGACCCCGCCGCCCGCCAAGCCGCCCTGCTGGAAGCCCGCCGCGTCCTCAAACGGGGTGGGATTCTCGCCGCGGCTGCGATCGGCCGCTTCACCGCCTTCCTGGATGGCCTGAACCGGGGCTTCATTGACGATCCTCTGTTCCAGCCCATCCTGCTGCGGACCATCGACTCGGGCATCCACGAGAACGACTCCGGCGACCCCTCTTACTTCACCTCCGCCCATTACCACCTGCCTGAAGAGTTGCGCGCCGAGATTCAGCGCGGTGGCTTTGTGAACCCCACGATTTTCGCCGTCGAGGGGCCCGCCTACATCGCTCCCGACCTGGAAGCCCGCTGGCGCGACCCGGCCCGCCGGGCCTTTCTGCTGGAAGTGCTGCGCCGTCTTGAGCGGGAGGAGACGCTGCTGGGGGCAAGCCAACACCTTCTGGCGATCGCCCGCAAGCCGTAG
- a CDS encoding gamma-glutamyltransferase: MLKNLLVVFAAWTALLPAQRATIPVRYPARGLHGAVAAGSDYATEAGLRILHMGGNAVDAGVAATLAAAVTEYSHFGFGGEAPILIRTAQGKVYAIAGVGTMPKAATFDYFLRRKLKPEEIYEIEENGLDHMLPTAGLHAALVPGMVDAVLVALQEFGSLTFAQVAQPAFEFAQSAPIDEPRVREIQATRHILSLWPTSKAVFLPEGRVPRPGDVFRQPDLARTIQSMMAAEKGPSRKQAIEAVRNFFYRGDIARRIAAFSQANGGLLRYEDFAAFHLAPEEPVAGTYHGYTVYKPGFWSQGPSMIEALNILGLQDLSRFGWNSPEYIHTSVEALKLAYADRDTWYGDPKFTPEPRELLTLDYARQRAQLIGPRASAEFRPGLLNGKAGDHPSSHAGKVANIDDALMNRDTTCVTAADKEGLVFASTPSGAWTPAVIAGDTGIPLTQRAQSFLLIAGHPNAVAGGKRPRVTLSPTLVTYQGKPYLAMATPGGDNQDQSLLQVMLDILDFGMNPQQAVEAARYQTRHLVSSFDNHAMSPADLILDDRMGATTQRELQQRGHRVEVHSRYGSGAAPVAIRIRPDGVIEAGADPYGYRSAVAW; encoded by the coding sequence ATGCTGAAGAACCTACTCGTTGTCTTCGCCGCATGGACAGCTCTCCTCCCCGCTCAACGCGCAACCATCCCCGTCCGCTATCCAGCGCGCGGCCTTCATGGAGCCGTTGCCGCCGGATCCGACTATGCCACCGAAGCCGGGCTCCGCATCCTCCACATGGGCGGCAACGCGGTCGACGCCGGTGTCGCCGCCACGCTGGCCGCCGCTGTCACGGAGTACTCGCACTTCGGCTTTGGTGGAGAGGCGCCCATCCTCATTCGCACCGCGCAGGGCAAGGTGTATGCCATTGCCGGCGTTGGCACCATGCCCAAGGCCGCCACGTTCGACTACTTCCTCCGTCGCAAGCTCAAGCCCGAAGAGATCTACGAGATCGAGGAAAATGGCCTCGATCACATGCTGCCGACGGCGGGCCTCCATGCCGCCTTGGTCCCAGGGATGGTCGACGCAGTGCTCGTCGCTCTTCAGGAGTTCGGCTCCCTCACTTTTGCCCAGGTGGCCCAGCCTGCCTTTGAGTTTGCGCAGTCCGCGCCCATCGACGAGCCGCGGGTGCGCGAGATCCAGGCCACCCGCCACATTCTGAGCCTCTGGCCGACGTCGAAAGCCGTCTTCCTGCCAGAGGGCCGCGTGCCACGCCCCGGTGACGTGTTCCGTCAGCCGGACCTCGCGCGCACCATCCAGTCGATGATGGCCGCCGAGAAGGGCCCTTCCCGGAAGCAGGCCATCGAGGCCGTACGTAACTTTTTCTATCGCGGCGACATTGCACGGCGCATCGCGGCATTTTCCCAAGCCAATGGCGGGCTGCTCCGCTACGAGGACTTCGCCGCCTTTCATCTGGCTCCCGAGGAGCCCGTAGCGGGCACTTATCATGGCTACACGGTCTACAAGCCTGGCTTCTGGTCGCAGGGTCCGTCAATGATTGAAGCCCTCAACATCCTCGGGCTTCAGGACCTCAGCCGCTTCGGCTGGAATTCGCCGGAGTACATTCACACCTCCGTCGAGGCTCTCAAACTGGCCTACGCCGACCGGGACACCTGGTATGGCGACCCGAAGTTCACGCCCGAGCCACGCGAGCTTTTGACGCTCGACTACGCCCGCCAGCGGGCCCAGTTGATCGGCCCAAGAGCCTCCGCCGAGTTCCGGCCCGGTCTGCTGAACGGCAAGGCAGGCGATCATCCCTCCAGCCATGCGGGCAAGGTTGCCAACATCGACGATGCACTGATGAATCGCGACACCACGTGCGTGACGGCGGCCGACAAGGAAGGCCTTGTCTTCGCGTCCACGCCGTCCGGGGCCTGGACGCCCGCTGTCATCGCCGGCGATACCGGCATCCCGCTCACGCAGCGCGCCCAAAGCTTTCTGCTCATCGCCGGTCATCCCAATGCCGTCGCCGGAGGCAAACGGCCTCGGGTGACCCTGAGCCCAACTCTCGTGACCTATCAAGGGAAACCCTATCTCGCCATGGCTACTCCCGGGGGCGACAATCAGGACCAGTCGCTGCTCCAGGTGATGCTGGACATCCTTGACTTCGGAATGAACCCGCAACAGGCCGTGGAAGCGGCCCGCTACCAGACGCGGCATCTGGTCTCGAGCTTCGACAATCATGCCATGAGCCCGGCCGATCTGATTTTGGACGACCGCATGGGCGCGACGACTCAACGCGAGTTGCAGCAGCGTGGCCACCGTGTGGAGGTTCACTCGCGCTATGGCAGCGGAGCCGCTCCGGTGGCGATCCGGATCCGCCCGGATGGAGTCATCGAAGCCGGAGCCGATCCCTATGGCTATCGCTCAGCCGTGGCGTGGTAG
- a CDS encoding RraA family protein, with product MRNPFFPSLAGCAALFCLSLAAQPGVFSKAELIKYTPEWKGERFADGRPKVPDSILKRMKDVSLEEAWAVLRNEGFTYQYEDGWLSIHPGKTLVGRALTAAWMPGRPDIHRVIAEQGKKDGRIGGQNAWPVDMLQPGDVYVCDHFGLKIGGPSIGDNVGNSIYAKSGNGIVYDGAVRDIEGLEELENFTSFVRSYHPSHHNSSLGPGLNSTLVSINAPTRIGQVTVMPGDVVLGKKGGVVFIPPQLAEKVVTTSEVVRLRDLFGHQRLREGKYTSGQIDTRWADTIERDFSQWLRDHMDKLPIPKEQIQEILKARTW from the coding sequence ATGCGGAATCCCTTCTTCCCTTCTCTGGCCGGTTGTGCGGCGCTGTTCTGCCTGAGCCTGGCCGCTCAGCCCGGCGTCTTTTCGAAGGCCGAACTGATCAAGTACACCCCGGAGTGGAAGGGTGAGCGCTTCGCCGATGGGCGTCCCAAGGTCCCGGACAGCATACTCAAGCGCATGAAGGACGTGAGTCTGGAAGAGGCGTGGGCCGTGCTGCGGAACGAAGGCTTCACCTACCAGTACGAGGATGGGTGGCTGTCCATTCATCCGGGGAAGACCTTGGTCGGGCGCGCCCTCACGGCGGCCTGGATGCCGGGACGGCCGGACATCCATAGAGTGATTGCGGAGCAGGGCAAGAAGGACGGACGCATCGGCGGCCAGAATGCATGGCCTGTCGACATGCTGCAGCCCGGCGACGTGTACGTCTGCGATCACTTCGGGCTGAAGATCGGCGGGCCGTCCATCGGAGACAACGTGGGCAACTCGATCTATGCCAAGAGCGGCAATGGGATCGTGTACGATGGCGCGGTGCGCGACATCGAGGGGTTGGAGGAGTTGGAGAACTTCACATCGTTTGTCCGGTCCTATCATCCGTCTCACCACAACAGCAGCCTGGGGCCGGGCCTGAATTCGACTCTGGTCAGCATCAACGCTCCAACGCGTATCGGCCAGGTGACGGTGATGCCCGGCGATGTCGTGCTGGGCAAGAAGGGCGGAGTGGTGTTCATTCCGCCGCAGTTGGCCGAGAAGGTGGTGACGACGTCTGAGGTAGTGCGCCTGCGCGACCTGTTCGGCCACCAGCGGCTGCGCGAGGGCAAGTACACCTCCGGCCAGATCGACACGCGCTGGGCGGACACGATCGAACGCGACTTCTCACAATGGCTCCGCGATCACATGGACAAACTGCCAATTCCCAAGGAGCAGATCCAGGAGATCCTGAAGGCGCGGACCTGGTAG
- a CDS encoding IS66 family transposase yields MKLDLNRLPDDPDLLREIVAGLASQLEEQERRLARVQHILEIMLAWRFGHKAEKIDERQLFLFAVQYEASGGDAESLHTELKEDLGEDSELLAAVKPPKRRRGHGRKALPKALTRERIEYELSEAERACPHCQSTMQRIGEEVSERLEYVPATLKVIEEARAKYGCQCGGAVKTAPKPAQPIEKGLAGPSLLAQVAVAKYADHCPLHRQEVIFQRHGVELSRKTMCGWMSQTADLLTPLYERLKAVALHSKVVQTDDTPVAVLDPTRMHTRKGRIWTYVGEEATVYDYTPTRAREGPDQFLKDYKGYLQADAYGGYDALYKDPERGLVEVACWAHARRKHYEARTSDVVRATTVLSHIGMLYKMERRWRGLSGAERRWQRRQHAVPVLEHLKEYLEREKLLVLPKSPEGMAIGYTLSNWQALCRYTEDGDLSIDNNAAERSLRGIAVGRRNWTFFGSDRGGRTAAVLTSFMATCQRKKIDPWAYLCDVLGRIAEHPIQQLDELLPSNWKPIQA; encoded by the coding sequence GTGAAGCTCGACCTCAACCGGTTGCCGGACGATCCCGATCTGCTGCGGGAAATCGTAGCTGGTCTGGCCTCGCAACTGGAAGAGCAGGAACGCCGCCTGGCTCGCGTGCAGCACATTCTGGAGATCATGCTGGCGTGGCGGTTCGGGCACAAGGCCGAGAAGATCGACGAACGCCAGCTCTTCCTGTTCGCTGTGCAGTATGAGGCCAGCGGCGGTGATGCCGAGTCCCTGCATACCGAACTGAAGGAAGACCTGGGCGAGGACTCCGAACTGCTGGCGGCAGTGAAGCCGCCCAAGAGACGCCGGGGTCACGGCCGCAAGGCCTTGCCGAAGGCGCTGACGCGCGAGCGGATCGAATACGAATTGAGCGAGGCCGAGCGGGCCTGCCCGCACTGCCAGTCGACCATGCAGCGCATCGGCGAGGAAGTGAGCGAGCGGCTGGAATACGTGCCGGCCACGCTGAAGGTGATTGAGGAAGCGCGGGCGAAGTATGGATGCCAGTGCGGCGGAGCGGTGAAGACGGCTCCAAAACCGGCGCAGCCGATTGAGAAGGGCCTGGCGGGGCCTTCGCTGCTGGCCCAGGTGGCGGTAGCGAAATATGCCGACCACTGCCCGCTACACAGGCAAGAGGTGATCTTCCAGCGGCACGGGGTGGAGCTTTCGCGCAAAACGATGTGCGGGTGGATGAGCCAGACGGCGGACTTGCTCACGCCGCTCTACGAACGGCTGAAAGCGGTGGCGCTGCACTCGAAAGTGGTACAAACCGACGACACGCCGGTGGCGGTGTTGGATCCGACCCGAATGCACACACGGAAAGGGCGGATCTGGACGTACGTGGGCGAGGAAGCGACGGTGTACGACTACACGCCGACGCGAGCGAGGGAGGGGCCGGACCAATTTTTGAAAGATTACAAGGGCTATTTGCAGGCCGATGCCTATGGTGGCTATGACGCCCTGTACAAGGACCCGGAGCGCGGTCTGGTGGAGGTTGCGTGCTGGGCGCACGCGAGGCGCAAGCACTACGAGGCGCGCACCAGTGACGTGGTGCGTGCGACGACCGTGCTGTCGCACATTGGCATGCTGTACAAGATGGAGCGGCGCTGGCGGGGACTGAGTGGTGCCGAGCGCCGGTGGCAGCGGCGGCAACACGCGGTGCCTGTGCTGGAACATCTCAAGGAGTATCTGGAGCGAGAGAAGCTACTGGTGTTGCCGAAGAGTCCGGAAGGGATGGCGATTGGCTACACGCTGTCGAACTGGCAGGCGCTGTGCCGGTACACGGAGGATGGCGACCTGTCGATTGATAACAATGCGGCCGAGAGAAGTCTGCGGGGCATCGCGGTCGGACGCCGGAATTGGACGTTTTTCGGGAGTGATCGTGGAGGCCGGACGGCGGCTGTGCTGACGAGCTTCATGGCGACGTGTCAGCGAAAGAAGATTGATCCTTGGGCGTATCTATGCGATGTGCTCGGGCGCATCGCGGAACACCCGATCCAGCAACTGGACGAGTTACTGCCAAGTAACTGGAAGCCCATCCAGGCGTAA
- the tnpB gene encoding IS66 family insertion sequence element accessory protein TnpB (TnpB, as the term is used for proteins encoded by IS66 family insertion elements, is considered an accessory protein, since TnpC, encoded by a neighboring gene, is a DDE family transposase.) yields the protein MISLPSALRIYLYTAPCDMRRGFDGLRALAAHVVGVDPLAGHLFVFCGRRRDRIKILYWDRDGWAVWAKRLEAGTYAYPFESTGRKEITSGELGALLEGLDLRNVKVRKRYLPLLQQSA from the coding sequence ATGATCAGCCTTCCATCCGCCCTGCGCATCTATCTCTACACCGCGCCTTGCGACATGCGGCGCGGTTTCGACGGGCTCAGAGCTCTCGCCGCTCATGTGGTCGGCGTCGACCCGTTGGCCGGACATTTGTTCGTGTTTTGCGGTCGGCGGCGCGACCGAATCAAAATTTTGTATTGGGACCGCGACGGCTGGGCGGTGTGGGCGAAGCGGCTCGAGGCCGGCACCTACGCCTATCCATTCGAGTCGACGGGCCGGAAGGAGATCACTTCCGGCGAACTCGGAGCCCTGCTGGAAGGGCTTGATCTGCGGAACGTAAAAGTGCGAAAACGGTATCTCCCGCTGTTGCAACAGAGCGCGTAG
- a CDS encoding mandelate racemase/muconate lactonizing enzyme family protein produces the protein MSRISRRALLQSTAAATGALSLTGLATAMQQNTTPYQRPRLKITDIRTAYVTVHGPQLHVRIYTDQGLIGQGEATDAALGGAAIIAGFRRILIGQNPLNVEALWERIRTAGVFAGAQSGQYITALSGIEIALWDLAGKAVGLPVYQLLGGKVRDRVRIYCDSANHHPDDPLAKQKLNEIEKMGFTAAKIDIDEATDPNRFDRVNWTASNAEIDRMVKEVAFVRETLGKRVDLAVDMHGRYDATTGKRVAIELEPFRLLWLEEPVPAENIDVMRDIRQSTKTPICCGENLFLRHGFRELLEKRAADIVMPDIQKCGGLLESRKIADMAHTYYVPFAPHCVVSPIGTMASCHVCAAVPNFLVLEWHWISRLQLWVRVQ, from the coding sequence ATGTCACGAATTTCCCGACGCGCCCTGCTGCAGTCCACCGCCGCAGCCACGGGGGCTTTGTCCCTCACCGGCCTGGCCACGGCCATGCAGCAGAACACCACGCCTTACCAGCGGCCCAGACTGAAGATCACGGACATCCGCACCGCTTACGTCACCGTACACGGGCCCCAACTCCACGTCCGCATCTACACAGACCAGGGCCTGATCGGCCAGGGCGAGGCCACCGATGCCGCGCTGGGCGGGGCCGCTATTATCGCGGGGTTCCGGCGCATATTGATCGGACAGAACCCGCTCAACGTTGAAGCCCTTTGGGAGCGCATCCGCACGGCCGGTGTCTTCGCCGGAGCCCAGTCCGGCCAGTACATCACGGCTCTCAGCGGCATCGAGATCGCCCTTTGGGATCTCGCCGGCAAAGCCGTGGGCCTGCCTGTCTATCAACTCCTGGGTGGCAAGGTGCGCGACCGGGTCCGCATCTACTGCGACTCCGCGAATCACCATCCCGACGATCCGCTGGCCAAACAGAAGCTCAACGAGATTGAGAAGATGGGCTTCACCGCAGCCAAGATCGACATCGACGAGGCCACGGACCCCAACCGCTTCGACCGCGTGAACTGGACGGCCTCCAACGCCGAGATCGACCGCATGGTCAAGGAGGTTGCCTTTGTCCGCGAGACCCTGGGCAAGCGTGTCGATCTTGCTGTCGACATGCACGGCCGCTACGACGCCACCACGGGCAAGCGCGTCGCCATTGAGTTGGAGCCCTTCCGCCTGCTCTGGCTGGAAGAGCCCGTCCCGGCGGAGAACATCGATGTCATGCGTGACATCCGCCAATCCACCAAGACGCCCATCTGCTGCGGCGAGAACCTCTTCCTGCGGCACGGCTTTCGCGAACTGCTGGAGAAGCGCGCGGCGGATATTGTCATGCCCGACATCCAGAAGTGCGGCGGCCTGCTGGAGTCGCGCAAGATCGCCGACATGGCGCACACCTACTACGTGCCCTTCGCTCCGCACTGCGTCGTCTCGCCCATCGGCACCATGGCCTCCTGCCATGTGTGCGCCGCCGTGCCCAATTTCCTGGTTCTTGAGTGGCACTGGATCAGCCGCCTGCAGCTCTGGGTACGCGTCCAGTGA